The Egibacteraceae bacterium genomic sequence GGCATCGTGCCGGGTCTCCCGCGGCTGGAGCTGATCCACACCGTCGTCTCCACCGAGTCCGGTCCCGAGTGGATCGAGAACCTCTTCATGGCCGAGCGCGGCGAGCTCGACGCCCCCTTCGTCATCACCTGGGAAGGGAGCATGTTCGACGAGACCAAGTCCGGCGATGGCTTCTTCATGGGTCTCGGCGACGACGTGGCCACCGGACAGCCGATCACGTCCGCCGAGTGGATGAAGCGTCTTGCCCCCAAGGCCGCCGCCGTCGTCGCCATCGGCACGTGCGCGACCTGGGGTGGGATCCCCGGCGCAGAGGGCAACATCACCGGGTCGATGGGGGTCATGGACTTCCTCGGTCGCGACTACCGCTCCGCGTTCGGCGTGCCCGTCGTGAACGTCCCCGGTTGCTCGCCGGTCGGTGACAACTTCATGGAGACGGCCGCGGCGGTGATCCTGTTCCTGCAGGGTCTCGCACCGCTGCCGGAGTTCGACGAGCTCGGCAGGCCGGCATGGCTCTTCGGTGAGACGGTGCACCGCCACTGTCCGCGGGCGGGCTACTACGAGGAGGGTGTGTTCGCTGAGGAGTACGGCGACAAGGAATGCCTCGTGGAGCTGGGCTGCTGGGGCCCGGTCGTGCAGTGCAACATCGCCGAGCGCGGCATCGTCAACGGCACCGGCGGCTGCATGAACATGGGCGGCATCTGCATCGGCTGCACGATGCCGGGATTCCCGGACAAGTTCGCGCCGATCTACGCGTCGTCGCCGGGCTCGTTCGTGTCCAGCAGCGCCTCCAAGGTCGTCGGAGGCGCGATCCGCCGGATGCGTCGTCTCACGATGGAGGACAAGAACATGACCACCCGCTGGACCGAGGACGGTGCCCCCTCCGGGTGGGCGCGGTACCGGTCCGAGCCGGGCCAGGCGAAGAAGCTGTTCTACAAGGCCTACCGCGCCCGGCAGCGGGCGAACAAGACGTGATGTAAACGGAGAAGTGCTGGCGTCGCGGAGGCGCCACTGAGAACACAGGGAGCCCCACATGTGTTTCAAGAACCTGCCCGTTGAGTTCGACGACCAGGGAAAGGCCAGCCTGAAGGAAGGCCTGGCCAACCCCTGGTCGATCGACGGAAGCAAGCCCAAGGGCTTCACCAAGACCAAGACCGCCCGCGTCGCCGGCGGTGCGGTGGCCACCGAGCCCCAGGTCCGCGACTGGATGATCGACCCGATCACCCGGGTCGCCGGTGCCCTGGCGGTCCACGTGCAGCTGGATCTGGAGAAGCGCGAAGCGGTCGAGTGCCACTCCATGGCGATGCTGTTCCGCGGCTACGAGCTCATCCTCGAAGGCCGCGACCCCCGCGACTCGATCGACCTGACGTCGCGGGCCTGCGGGGTGTGCGGTGGTGTGCACGCGACCACCTCGGCGCAGTGCATGGACATGGCCTTCGGGGTGAAGCCCCCGCCGATGGGCGTCCTGGCGCGCAACCTCGGTGAGCTGGCCGAGATGCTCTACGACGCGCCGATCCACCTGGGTCTGCTGAGCGGCCCGGACTACTCCACGCCGCTGGTGGAGGTCACCAATCCCGAGATCGTGCGCAAGGCCGAGAAGACCCTCGCGCCCAACTCGGGGCTGCACGGCTACGAGACGATCAAAGACATCATGGACGCCATGGCGCCCCTGACGGGCAAGATCTACCTCGAAGCCATCCAGATGACCCGCCTCGGCCGCGAGATGGTGAACCTGTTCTACGGCAAGTTCCCCCACCCCTCCACGCTCGTACCCGGCGGGGTCACCACCACCATCACCACCTCCACCTTCAACGAGTACAACTCGCGGCTGATGAAGTTCATCGACTACGCCAAGCGGGTCCAGGGCTGGTGGAACGACGTCTTGGACTTCTTCCTGGAGTGCAACCCCCGCTACGCCGACGTCGGCCACCGCCCGACCAACATCGTGCAGCTCGGCGCGTGGGACGACCCCGAGGCCTACGACGAGACCTACGCCAACATGGGCAAGTGGGGCGAGCGGCGGTGGTGCACCCCCGGCGCGGTCATCAACGGCGAGCTGGTCACCACCGACCTGCAGCAGATCGACGCAGGCTACGAGGAGTTCGTCGAGCACTCCTTCTACGAGGAGTGGGTGGGCGGCAGCCAGAAGTTCCAGACGCTGCCCAACGGCGCGCCCGCGTCGCCCTACCACCCGTGGAACAAGATCACGATCCCCAAGCCCGGCGCCCGCAGCTTCAAGGAGAAGTACACCTGGGACTGCACCCCGCGCTGGGACCGCCAGGTCTTCGAGACCGGCGTCTACGGGCGCATGTGGGTGACCGCGCTGGCGCAGAAGATCCGCCCGAGCGACTTCGTCGAGTCGACCGGTGACGGGCTGAACATCAACCTGATCCGGGGCGAGCTGCCGGAGACGCACCTGTTCTGGAAGGTGCCCGAGCGCATGAACGCGTTCGAGCGCAACCGCGCCCGGGCGTACTCGGTGGGCTGGCAGGCCGCGACGTGCCTGACCGTGCTGATGGAGGCCTACGACTACTGGCGTCGTGGCGAGACCAAGGCCTACACCCAGTTCAAGGTCCCCAAGGACCACCGTCTCGGCGTGGGTCTGTGGGAGGCCGGCCGCGGCTGGATCAGCCACCACATGGAGATCGACAAGGGTCGCATCGTCAACTACCAGATCTCGACCCCGTCGACGATCAACGCCTCGCCCTACGATCCCTGGGGCCAGCCCGGTCCCTACGAGCAGGCCGTCATCGGCACCCCGTTGCTGGAGCAGAACGCCGACGATAACCTCAAGGGCATCGACATCCTGCGCACGATCCGCAGCTTCGACCCGTGCATGCCGTGTACGACGCATGTCGATACCGGCAAGGGCGTCATCACCCGCGAGGTGAACTCGTGCTCCTGCACGCTGGAATGAGGGACGAGCCCTAGTTTCATCACCACATTCGACCGGCGCCCCCCACGAGGATCCCGTATCCGTGCGGAAGATCTTCGTGGGGGGCATCGGCAACCCCTTTCTCGGCGATCTGGACTTCGGACCGCAGTTCGTCCGCCGGTACCTGGAGGCGGACTGGCCTGAGGGGGTGCTCCTGCGCGACTCGGCCGAGGCTGCACACCGCGTCCTGCACCAGTTGCAGGAGGTCGAGCCCGACCGGGTCATCTTCGTCGCGGCGTACCCGCGTGGGGACCCGCCAGGGACCATCCGGCGCTATACACTGGACCAGGATGCGGACGACATAGACCTCGAGGTGCTAGCCGGCCGCCTCGGCGAGGCAGCCGGCGGCGTGATCGACGTCGACTGCACCTTGATGGTGGCCCGCTACTACAAGGGTCTGCCCGCCGACGCCGTGTGCATCGAGGTCGAGGCAGTGGACGAAGCGTTCGGCACGGTGTTCTCACCGGCGGTCGAAGCAAGCTTCGAGCCGGTCCGCAAGATGGTTCACGACGAGGCCGCGCGACCCTGGGAATGACGACCCTCGGAGCGTGGATGACAGCGAGGGAACGATGGATCCCGAAGAAGTCGACTACGACGACATGCTCAGCCAGATGGCCTCGCTCGTGGAGGAGGTCGACAGCTCCACCTCGGAGTTGCGGGGCCCCGTCCTGGAGCTGCTGGACTACCTGGAGGCCTGGCACCGCGAAGGGCTGACCCGTCTCGTGACCTCCCTGCCCCCGGAAGCGCTGGACGCCGCACGCGAGGACCCGGTGGTCGCGCACCTGCTCGACACGTACCTCGCCGACGACGAGGACGGTGGCGATGCCAGTGCCCTCGTCGAGGAGGCGTTGGAGGAGATCCGCCCCTACGTGCACACCCACGGCGGGGAGATGGAGCTGGTCGAGATCGACGGCGGCGTGGTGACGCTCTCCCTGATGGGCGCCTGCGACGGCTGTCCCTCCAGCATGGTGACCCTCACCCAGGGTGTCGAGCAGATCCTGCGGGACCGCTGGCCGGACTTCCGGGCCCTCAAGGTCGCCGGCGAGGACGAGCCCGTCTCGGAGCCGGCGCCGCAGCAGCTGCTGCAGATCCAGTCGCTCAAGCGGGATTAGGAGGCGATGACGTGGTGCTCGATCCCGAGGGGCTCATCTTCCGGACCCGGGCGCTCGGGCAGACCCACCCGTTCACCCCGCGCGCCTACCGGTACCTGAACGCCCGGGTCACGCACGAGCGCAAGGCACAGCCCGCGGAGGAGCTCGGGATCTGGGCCGGCAACGCCATCACCGTCGGGTACTGCCTGCGCTGCGTCGAGGAGCAGGACACCGGCCGGATCATCGACACGCCCCCCGAGCCGCTGCCAGACGACTTCGACGCGGCGGCCAGTCACATCACCCAGCTGATCCGCACCGAGGGTGCCGAAGCCTACCTGCTGTACCCCGAGGAACGCGTCATCGATGCGCTCGACCACCTGATCATGGGGGAGCTGGAGCGCCGGCTCGGCACCCTGGACGCCGTGGTCGAGGGTCGCGCGGGGGAGAACAGCGACGACATCACCGAGTATCTCGCCTGGTGGGTCATCAAGGGGTACGCGCTGCGGGTTGCCGACCACCTCGTCCCCGAGACGGCTCAGGCGAAGTAGGCCTCCAGCGCGGCGCGGGCCGCCGGCTCCACCTGGTCCCAGGACGCGCCCGCGTCCTTGTTGACCGTCACCGACGTGGGCAGCAGCATCGCCCCCGAGACCCCCTCGAGCTCGAGGAGCGCCTTCGCGAGCGCGTCATCGGTGGCCGCGGGGTCGGTGAAGAACCGTCCCCGGGGCTCTTCCTGCACGGGCTTGTCCAGCACGAAGCGCCGCGCGTCCGGGTTCGGGGTGTCTTGGATGCTGATGTCGACGGTCACGTCGGTGGAGCCTAGCGGGCCGGGTCGTCCCTGTCGCGCCCAGCTCATCCCCAGGTGGGTCGGTTCACCCCCGTGGCTCCCCCGTCGGGTGGAGGCCGGCGGGGTCGGTCTGGCGCACACTGACGGTGTGACAAGCGCTCGCGTCGCCATCAACGGGTTCGGCCGGATCGGCCGGCAGGTCTTGCGCCAGCTCGCCGACGACCGAGACGTCGCGGTGGTGGCGGTCAACAGCGGGCGTGGTCGGCCGTCGAGCCTTGCTCAGCTCTTCTTCTACGATTCGATCTACGGGCGGTTCAGCGGCGACGTCGCGCACGGTGACGACCACCTCCTGGTGCAAGGGCGGCGCATCGATGTCCTGACCGAGCGCGACCCCCGCAAGCTGCCGTGGTCAGCGATGGGGGTCGATGTCGTGATCGAGGCGACCGGCAGCTTCAACCACCTGGAGGGGGCGGCGGCGCACCTCGATGCGGGGGCGCGCAAGGTGCTCATCACCGCTCCTGCGCGCAACGTCGAGCTGACCGCCGTCGTCGGCGTCAACGACGACACCTACGACCCCGAGACCGACCACGTGGTGTCGGCGGCGTCGTGCACCACGAACTGCCTCGCGCCGATGGCGAAGGTGCTGCATGAGGCCTTCGGCGTCGTCGGGGGGCTGGTCACCACCATCCATGC encodes the following:
- a CDS encoding NifU family protein; the protein is MDDSEGTMDPEEVDYDDMLSQMASLVEEVDSSTSELRGPVLELLDYLEAWHREGLTRLVTSLPPEALDAAREDPVVAHLLDTYLADDEDGGDASALVEEALEEIRPYVHTHGGEMELVEIDGGVVTLSLMGACDGCPSSMVTLTQGVEQILRDRWPDFRALKVAGEDEPVSEPAPQQLLQIQSLKRD
- a CDS encoding nickel-dependent hydrogenase large subunit, whose product is MCFKNLPVEFDDQGKASLKEGLANPWSIDGSKPKGFTKTKTARVAGGAVATEPQVRDWMIDPITRVAGALAVHVQLDLEKREAVECHSMAMLFRGYELILEGRDPRDSIDLTSRACGVCGGVHATTSAQCMDMAFGVKPPPMGVLARNLGELAEMLYDAPIHLGLLSGPDYSTPLVEVTNPEIVRKAEKTLAPNSGLHGYETIKDIMDAMAPLTGKIYLEAIQMTRLGREMVNLFYGKFPHPSTLVPGGVTTTITTSTFNEYNSRLMKFIDYAKRVQGWWNDVLDFFLECNPRYADVGHRPTNIVQLGAWDDPEAYDETYANMGKWGERRWCTPGAVINGELVTTDLQQIDAGYEEFVEHSFYEEWVGGSQKFQTLPNGAPASPYHPWNKITIPKPGARSFKEKYTWDCTPRWDRQVFETGVYGRMWVTALAQKIRPSDFVESTGDGLNINLIRGELPETHLFWKVPERMNAFERNRARAYSVGWQAATCLTVLMEAYDYWRRGETKAYTQFKVPKDHRLGVGLWEAGRGWISHHMEIDKGRIVNYQISTPSTINASPYDPWGQPGPYEQAVIGTPLLEQNADDNLKGIDILRTIRSFDPCMPCTTHVDTGKGVITREVNSCSCTLE
- a CDS encoding NifU N-terminal domain-containing protein, which gives rise to MTVDISIQDTPNPDARRFVLDKPVQEEPRGRFFTDPAATDDALAKALLELEGVSGAMLLPTSVTVNKDAGASWDQVEPAARAALEAYFA
- a CDS encoding hydrogenase maturation protease, which codes for MRKIFVGGIGNPFLGDLDFGPQFVRRYLEADWPEGVLLRDSAEAAHRVLHQLQEVEPDRVIFVAAYPRGDPPGTIRRYTLDQDADDIDLEVLAGRLGEAAGGVIDVDCTLMVARYYKGLPADAVCIEVEAVDEAFGTVFSPAVEASFEPVRKMVHDEAARPWE